A single region of the Candidatus Omnitrophota bacterium genome encodes:
- a CDS encoding response regulator — protein sequence MKAPIVTALLIEDRPADVDVVKQALAKDTSATFDLIHVDRLSPGLQRLSRGGIDVILLDLMLPDTKGLDALTAILQLSDRVPVVILTASDDEGLASAALQAGADDYLVKGHLEVYPYLLGRAMRYAIERKRAEADLLAAHTQTEQLLSAVPSILIRLSLDGRVTHWNAVAEEVFGIAEVTVSGRLLADAGIAWDAGQVLGGLSACQLADRPASLEHVALARPNGQERILQLTIVPIHDAAARLSGFLLFGTDVTERRKTEAERLRLQTELSEAQKLETIGRFAWGIAHDFQNFLQVILGFAWLMRGRCQEQPELQNDLNEIVHAAESASGMIRQLLAFSRRQALKPTVLELNQTLRNLERVLQQFVGDRIDVGLSLPKESLLVKLDPTALEQILINLASNARDSMPDAGRLTISSGPLRVDAAFAAGRSGAKPGDYIRLSVQDTGTGMDPTIVPHIFEPFFTTKQQGKGAGLGMAVVYGLVKQHEGFIDIETALGRGTTFHLYFPRQHALGQAANGVAPAVAARVRAILVIEPEEQDRRFAEEILREGGYRVLTEAATVPPLDMVKRHAQDADAIIVDLSIGQEHGEALMMRIRAVAPAARVLLISGLMDQKLRTLTGAVEGVRVLQKPYLPAQLLGELRELLQPSEPKPDGLRVLVVDDDPAIRRMCERMLAGLCRVTVASSSPEAIVALERAPYDVLLTDLIMPQMDGVELIAQATRRWPSLRIAVMSGSLSDQLQTRLAATRAPMTVLQKPFTASGLRALMTQQEM from the coding sequence ATGAAGGCTCCAATTGTCACCGCCCTACTGATCGAAGATCGCCCTGCCGATGTTGACGTTGTGAAACAAGCCCTCGCAAAAGATACCTCCGCGACGTTTGATCTCATTCACGTTGACCGGCTCTCTCCGGGCCTGCAGCGGCTGAGCCGGGGCGGCATCGACGTCATTCTCCTCGATCTCATGCTGCCGGATACCAAGGGGTTGGACGCGCTGACGGCCATTCTGCAGTTGAGCGATCGCGTCCCCGTGGTGATTCTCACCGCGTCAGATGACGAAGGGCTAGCTTCCGCAGCGCTGCAGGCCGGCGCCGACGATTATTTGGTGAAAGGCCATCTTGAGGTCTACCCGTACCTGCTGGGCCGCGCGATGCGCTATGCCATTGAGCGCAAACGCGCCGAAGCGGATCTGCTGGCGGCGCACACCCAAACCGAACAGCTCCTGTCCGCCGTTCCCTCCATCCTGATCCGCCTCAGTTTGGATGGCCGCGTGACGCATTGGAATGCCGTGGCTGAGGAGGTGTTCGGCATCGCCGAAGTGACGGTGAGCGGCCGATTGCTCGCGGATGCCGGCATCGCGTGGGACGCCGGCCAAGTTCTCGGCGGCCTCTCCGCATGCCAACTCGCGGATCGCCCCGCATCCCTCGAGCACGTCGCGCTCGCGCGGCCGAATGGCCAAGAGCGCATCCTCCAGTTGACGATCGTTCCGATTCATGACGCCGCCGCCCGGCTCTCCGGGTTTCTGCTCTTCGGCACCGATGTCACCGAGCGGCGCAAGACGGAAGCGGAACGCCTGCGGCTGCAAACCGAGCTCAGCGAGGCGCAGAAACTCGAAACCATCGGCCGCTTCGCCTGGGGGATTGCGCATGACTTCCAGAATTTCCTGCAGGTCATTTTGGGATTTGCGTGGCTGATGCGCGGCCGCTGCCAGGAGCAGCCCGAGCTGCAGAATGATTTGAACGAAATCGTGCATGCGGCGGAGAGCGCCTCAGGCATGATCCGGCAGCTGTTGGCGTTCAGCCGGCGCCAGGCGCTCAAGCCCACCGTGCTGGAGCTGAATCAGACGCTGCGCAATCTTGAGCGCGTGCTGCAGCAATTTGTCGGCGACCGCATCGACGTCGGCCTGTCGCTCCCCAAGGAGTCGCTCTTGGTCAAGCTCGATCCGACGGCGCTGGAGCAGATTCTCATCAATCTCGCCTCCAACGCGCGGGACTCCATGCCGGACGCCGGTCGGCTCACGATCAGCAGCGGCCCTCTCCGGGTGGATGCCGCATTTGCCGCGGGGCGGTCTGGCGCCAAGCCGGGCGACTACATCCGGCTCTCGGTGCAAGACACCGGCACGGGCATGGATCCGACGATCGTCCCCCACATCTTTGAGCCGTTTTTCACCACGAAGCAGCAGGGCAAGGGGGCCGGCCTCGGCATGGCGGTGGTCTATGGATTGGTGAAGCAGCATGAGGGGTTCATCGATATTGAAACAGCACTAGGCCGCGGCACGACCTTCCATCTGTATTTTCCGCGCCAACACGCGCTGGGCCAGGCGGCCAATGGCGTGGCTCCCGCCGTCGCTGCCCGCGTTCGGGCCATCCTCGTCATTGAGCCGGAGGAGCAGGACCGACGATTTGCCGAAGAGATTCTCCGCGAAGGCGGCTACCGCGTGCTCACGGAGGCCGCGACGGTGCCGCCGCTGGACATGGTGAAGCGCCATGCGCAGGACGCCGATGCGATCATTGTCGATCTCTCGATCGGCCAGGAGCATGGCGAAGCGCTGATGATGCGCATCCGAGCGGTCGCTCCCGCGGCGCGGGTCTTGTTGATCAGCGGCTTGATGGATCAGAAGCTGCGCACCCTGACAGGCGCGGTGGAAGGCGTTCGCGTGCTGCAAAAACCGTATCTGCCGGCCCAGCTGCTCGGGGAATTGCGTGAACTGCTGCAGCCCTCGGAGCCCAAGCCGGATGGGTTGCGAGTGCTGGTGGTGGATGATGATCCGGCGATCCGTCGGATGTGCGAGCGGATGCTGGCCGGCCTGTGCCGCGTGACCGTGGCCTCCTCCTCCCCTGAGGCGATCGTCGCCCTTGAGCGCGCCCCCTATGATGTGCTGCTGACGGATCTCATCATGCCGCAGATGGATGGCGTCGAATTGATCGCCCAGGCCACCCGGCGCTGGCCGTCGCTGCGGATTGCCGTCATGTCAGGGTCGCTCAGCGATCAGCTGCAGACGCGCCTGGCGGCGACCCGCGCGCCGATGACCGTGCTACAAAAGCCCTTTACCGCTTCGGGCCTGCGCGCCTTGATGACGCAGCAGGAGATGTGA
- the moeB gene encoding molybdopterin-synthase adenylyltransferase MoeB, whose amino-acid sequence MAQLTRDQILRYSRHLIMPEVGIEGQQQLKDAGMLLIGAGGLGSPLGLYLAAAGVGRLGIVDFDVVDFTNLQRQIIHRTEDVGRLKVESAKERINAINPDVDVTAYNAKLSRDNIMELIAPYDVVIDGTDNFPTRYLVNDACIFQKKPNIYGSIFRFDGQATVFAPFSGPCYRCVYPEPPPPGMVPSCAEGGVLGVLPGIIGIIQATEAIKLIIGKGDPLIGRLLLYNALKMEFREVKLKRDPQCPVCGEHPTVKALIDYEAFCGIGRGAEVEVRQSEYDLGPGEVQQYLKEHPETVLLDVREPHEFEIVKVEGAQLIPLSELPLRANELDTADTIITYCHHGQRSLQAIKTLQRFGFKKLKHMRGGIDAWACEVDTEMARY is encoded by the coding sequence ATGGCGCAGTTGACGCGAGATCAGATCTTGAGGTACAGCCGGCATTTGATCATGCCGGAGGTCGGCATTGAGGGGCAGCAACAGCTCAAGGATGCCGGGATGCTGCTCATTGGCGCCGGGGGTTTAGGCTCCCCGCTCGGCCTCTATTTGGCGGCGGCCGGCGTCGGGCGGCTGGGCATCGTGGATTTTGACGTCGTGGATTTCACCAACCTGCAGCGGCAGATCATTCACCGCACCGAGGACGTGGGCCGGTTGAAAGTGGAGTCGGCGAAGGAGCGGATCAACGCGATCAACCCGGATGTTGACGTCACGGCATACAACGCCAAGCTCTCGCGCGACAACATCATGGAGCTGATCGCGCCGTATGACGTGGTCATCGACGGCACGGATAATTTCCCCACGCGCTATTTGGTTAATGACGCGTGCATCTTCCAGAAGAAACCCAACATCTACGGCTCGATCTTTCGGTTTGACGGCCAGGCCACCGTGTTCGCTCCGTTCAGCGGCCCGTGCTATCGCTGTGTGTATCCGGAACCGCCGCCGCCAGGGATGGTGCCAAGCTGCGCTGAAGGCGGGGTGCTGGGCGTGCTTCCCGGCATCATCGGCATCATTCAAGCCACCGAGGCCATCAAGCTCATCATCGGCAAAGGCGACCCGCTGATCGGGCGGCTGCTGCTCTACAATGCGCTGAAGATGGAGTTCCGCGAGGTGAAGCTCAAGCGCGATCCGCAGTGCCCGGTCTGCGGCGAGCATCCAACGGTGAAAGCCCTCATCGACTACGAGGCATTTTGCGGGATCGGCCGGGGAGCTGAGGTTGAGGTCAGGCAGAGCGAGTACGATTTAGGGCCGGGTGAGGTGCAGCAGTATCTCAAGGAGCATCCCGAAACAGTGCTGCTTGATGTGCGCGAGCCGCATGAATTTGAGATCGTCAAGGTGGAGGGCGCGCAGCTGATTCCGCTGTCTGAATTGCCCCTGCGCGCCAACGAGCTCGACACGGCGGATACGATCATCACCTACTGCCATCACGGGCAGCGCAGCCTGCAGGCGATCAAGACGCTGCAGCGTTTCGGCTTCAAGAAACTCAAGCATATGCGCGGGGGCATCGACGCCTGGGCCTGCGAAGTCGACACGGAGATGGCGAGGTATTAA
- a CDS encoding DsrE family protein has product MKSLAVIVSGVTTNNFIQVLTLLMAAVHSEMKVRVLFRDESVFRLTPEAINQIELSAAFMGEAGGVIQRLKKLDVLDVHKLCRDIKASGDVQYYVCSSSLEMCGLKKEDLIPEIDAVRGLPAFLLEDVATADRVLTF; this is encoded by the coding sequence ATGAAATCTCTTGCAGTGATTGTTTCTGGCGTGACGACGAATAACTTCATCCAAGTGCTCACGCTGCTGATGGCGGCGGTGCATTCGGAGATGAAAGTCCGGGTGTTGTTCCGCGACGAATCGGTGTTTCGGCTGACACCAGAGGCCATCAATCAGATTGAGCTCTCGGCGGCGTTTATGGGGGAAGCCGGCGGCGTGATCCAGCGGCTGAAGAAGCTGGACGTCCTCGATGTGCACAAGCTCTGCCGCGACATCAAGGCCTCGGGGGATGTACAATATTACGTGTGCAGTTCATCGCTGGAAATGTGCGGGTTGAAGAAAGAGGATTTGATTCCTGAGATCGACGCGGTGCGCGGCCTTCCGGCGTTTTTGCTCGAAGACGTCGCCACCGCGGACCGCGTCCTCACTTTTTGA
- a CDS encoding nitrite reductase, giving the protein MPNTSETIKQRYGNPFDVLKAIERAATAGVETLTEDDLFMCKWLGLYTHRHEPEYFMLRTKQPNGFVTPEQLAEIAAIAEQWQKGYADITTRQDFQLHWVHYSKILPTLERLKRVGIGSLGACGDILRNVVGCPVAGVDREELFDASPIAKAVSDFFYGNVKYANLPRKYKIGVSGCRTWCSLPEIQCVSLVAASRAVDGRQELGFDLRVGGGLSTQPFISQRMKAFIRPEDAVPVIQQITDLWSETPEYREKRHHARFKYLIHDWGVAKFRETVEARLGRKLDDAPADYEEPSDSYRDHVGVHAQKQDGLYYVGSPVLVGRITSPQMKRVADLCRRYGDGNTIRLTVRQNILLLNIPERNVESVLSGLADVGLSINAHPIRRSVVTCTGTEFCKLAITETKARSRQIVEYLEQHVPLAEPLRLHITGCPNSCAQYQIANIGLMGSKTKVDGQIVDAYDVFVGGRLGKGAGFNHPIVRKIPAAECAKRLERVLVAFTQQRKARESFHDWCARVGDAELAKLLTGGQPHPLSNMDDVPTPQVPESDGPVY; this is encoded by the coding sequence ATGCCGAATACCTCCGAAACCATCAAACAGCGATACGGGAATCCCTTTGACGTGCTGAAGGCCATTGAGCGCGCCGCCACGGCAGGCGTTGAAACGCTGACCGAAGATGATCTGTTCATGTGCAAGTGGCTGGGCCTCTATACGCATCGGCATGAGCCGGAGTATTTCATGCTGCGCACGAAGCAGCCCAACGGGTTTGTGACCCCCGAGCAGCTCGCGGAGATCGCCGCCATCGCCGAGCAATGGCAGAAGGGATATGCCGACATCACCACCCGGCAAGATTTCCAGCTGCACTGGGTCCACTATTCGAAGATTCTCCCGACCCTGGAGCGGCTCAAGCGCGTCGGCATCGGCTCCTTGGGGGCCTGCGGCGATATTCTGCGCAACGTCGTCGGCTGTCCGGTGGCCGGTGTCGATCGCGAAGAGCTTTTCGATGCCAGCCCGATCGCGAAAGCGGTCAGCGACTTTTTCTACGGCAACGTGAAATACGCCAATCTGCCCCGCAAATACAAAATCGGCGTTTCGGGTTGCCGGACGTGGTGCTCATTGCCCGAAATTCAATGCGTCTCGCTGGTGGCAGCCTCACGTGCCGTGGACGGACGGCAAGAGCTAGGGTTTGATCTGCGTGTGGGTGGCGGGCTCTCAACGCAGCCCTTCATCAGCCAGCGGATGAAGGCCTTCATCCGGCCGGAAGACGCCGTGCCGGTCATTCAGCAGATCACGGATCTCTGGAGCGAAACGCCCGAGTATCGCGAGAAACGCCATCATGCGCGGTTTAAATATTTAATCCATGACTGGGGCGTGGCCAAATTTCGTGAAACGGTGGAAGCGCGATTGGGTCGGAAGCTTGATGATGCGCCGGCTGACTATGAGGAGCCTTCAGACAGTTATCGTGATCATGTTGGGGTGCACGCGCAAAAGCAGGATGGGTTGTACTACGTTGGTTCGCCGGTGCTCGTCGGTCGGATCACGAGTCCCCAGATGAAACGAGTCGCGGATCTGTGCCGACGATATGGCGACGGGAACACCATTCGGTTGACCGTCCGGCAGAATATTCTTCTGTTGAATATTCCAGAGCGGAATGTCGAGTCAGTGTTGTCAGGTCTGGCCGATGTCGGACTCTCCATCAATGCGCATCCGATTCGGCGCAGCGTCGTGACCTGCACCGGCACTGAGTTTTGCAAGCTGGCCATCACCGAAACGAAGGCGCGCTCGCGGCAGATCGTGGAGTATCTGGAGCAGCATGTGCCGCTGGCTGAGCCGCTGCGGCTGCATATCACCGGCTGTCCGAACTCGTGCGCGCAATACCAGATTGCGAACATTGGGCTGATGGGATCCAAAACGAAAGTCGATGGTCAAATCGTTGATGCGTATGACGTGTTTGTCGGCGGCCGGTTAGGGAAGGGGGCAGGATTTAATCATCCGATCGTGCGAAAAATTCCCGCCGCCGAATGCGCCAAACGCTTGGAACGCGTGCTGGTCGCCTTCACGCAACAGCGCAAGGCGCGGGAATCGTTTCATGACTGGTGCGCGCGCGTCGGCGATGCCGAGCTGGCCAAACTGCTCACGGGTGGACAGCCGCATCCGCTGTCCAACATGGACGATGTGCCAACACCGCAAGTGCCTGAATCCGATGGACCCGTGTATTAA
- a CDS encoding Lrp/AsnC family transcriptional regulator yields the protein MPQLPVLDPIDRALLTEVQKQFPVVHRPFEQLGEKLGLSEQECLARVGRLKSEHVIRQLSAIFDTRTLGYQSTLAAMKVDPERVDEAAEVVNQHPGVSHNYKRNDPFNIWFTIAVPPGDSLEQVIQILHTLARAEETIILPTLRLYKIGVKLDLTGQESALESPEDIYDEKKRWAQKPPLSDTDIRLIRVLQEDLPLLEMPYAVWAEQADMSEEDVFAWATQMERLGYMRRFAAILHHRNAGFLANAMVVWQVPQEQADVVGEQMALFREVSHCYRRPIYPHWPYPLFTMIHAATYSACMDVAKRIEERTGPFPHKNLFSTKEYKKIRVKYFTPELDRWWHDVGSKVELAK from the coding sequence ATGCCCCAACTGCCAGTGCTTGATCCGATTGACCGAGCGCTCCTCACCGAGGTGCAAAAGCAATTTCCCGTGGTCCACCGGCCCTTTGAGCAGCTTGGAGAAAAACTCGGCCTCTCCGAGCAGGAATGCCTCGCGCGCGTCGGCCGGCTGAAAAGTGAGCACGTGATTCGGCAGCTCTCCGCCATTTTCGATACCCGCACGCTCGGCTACCAAAGCACGCTGGCGGCGATGAAAGTCGATCCGGAGCGCGTGGATGAGGCGGCTGAGGTGGTCAATCAGCACCCCGGCGTGTCGCACAACTACAAGCGCAATGACCCCTTTAACATCTGGTTTACCATCGCGGTGCCGCCCGGGGATTCGCTCGAGCAGGTCATCCAGATTTTGCACACGCTCGCCCGGGCCGAGGAGACCATCATCCTGCCGACCTTGCGGCTGTATAAGATCGGGGTCAAGCTCGATCTGACCGGGCAGGAGTCTGCGCTCGAAAGCCCGGAAGACATTTACGATGAGAAAAAACGATGGGCGCAGAAGCCCCCGCTGAGCGACACCGACATCCGCCTCATCCGCGTGCTGCAAGAGGATCTGCCGCTGCTCGAGATGCCGTATGCCGTCTGGGCCGAGCAGGCCGACATGAGCGAAGAAGACGTATTCGCCTGGGCGACACAGATGGAACGCTTAGGCTACATGCGCCGCTTTGCTGCGATTCTCCACCATCGCAACGCCGGATTTCTGGCCAACGCGATGGTCGTCTGGCAAGTGCCCCAGGAGCAGGCCGATGTCGTCGGCGAGCAGATGGCCCTGTTCCGAGAAGTCAGCCACTGCTACCGCCGCCCGATCTATCCGCATTGGCCCTATCCGCTCTTTACCATGATCCATGCCGCGACGTATTCGGCGTGCATGGACGTCGCCAAGCGCATCGAGGAGCGGACCGGGCCGTTTCCCCACAAGAATCTCTTCAGCACAAAAGAGTACAAGAAAATCCGCGTCAAATACTTCACGCCAGAGCTCGACCGCTGGTGGCACGATGTCGGTAGCAAAGTCGAGTTAGCCAAGTAA
- a CDS encoding aldo/keto reductase, whose product MKTRRIGATDVKVSEVGFGVWTVSTTWWGITDEAVGIELLRRAFDLGITFFDTADTYGRGRGETILAEALGQHRKDITIGTKFGYDFYHHTARSGQEELPHDWRPEYVRVALEESLTRLQTDHIDIYQLHNPRLEALQRDDLFATLEALKSEGKIRAYGPSLGPAIAERQMDEGAYAIERRSVDMVYIIYNLLEQMLGLRLFPLGRQHHASFLVRVPHASGLLDGTVKPETVFAEHDHRFHRVSTDERKRQWQVNGLKKVQQLGFLTERAGRSLGQAAIHFILSEPAVASVLPNIYNEALLQEFVAAAAAPPLSAEAVARIAQLYAADFGLNAAAAADLHAPTASA is encoded by the coding sequence ATGAAGACTCGACGCATTGGCGCGACGGATGTGAAGGTATCCGAGGTGGGGTTCGGCGTCTGGACCGTGTCGACAACCTGGTGGGGGATCACAGACGAGGCCGTCGGCATCGAGTTGTTGCGCCGGGCCTTTGACCTTGGCATCACGTTTTTTGATACGGCCGACACCTACGGCCGCGGCCGCGGCGAGACGATCCTGGCTGAAGCCCTTGGCCAGCATCGCAAGGACATCACCATTGGCACGAAGTTCGGCTACGATTTTTATCATCACACCGCGCGCAGCGGCCAGGAGGAGCTCCCCCACGATTGGCGTCCGGAGTACGTGCGCGTAGCACTCGAAGAAAGCCTCACGCGCTTGCAGACGGACCACATCGACATCTATCAATTGCACAACCCCCGCCTCGAGGCGTTACAGCGTGATGATCTCTTCGCCACACTGGAGGCGCTCAAAAGCGAGGGGAAGATCCGCGCGTATGGGCCATCGCTTGGCCCGGCCATCGCCGAGCGCCAGATGGATGAGGGGGCGTATGCGATTGAGCGCCGTAGCGTCGACATGGTGTACATCATCTATAATTTGCTTGAGCAGATGCTGGGCCTGCGGCTCTTTCCTCTCGGCCGGCAGCATCACGCCAGCTTCCTCGTGCGCGTGCCGCATGCCTCAGGATTGCTGGATGGCACCGTCAAGCCTGAGACGGTGTTTGCCGAGCACGATCACCGATTTCATCGCGTCTCCACCGATGAGCGCAAACGACAATGGCAAGTCAACGGCTTGAAGAAAGTTCAGCAGCTCGGGTTTCTCACCGAGCGCGCCGGACGGAGCCTGGGGCAGGCGGCGATACACTTTATCTTGTCAGAGCCGGCCGTGGCATCCGTGCTGCCGAACATCTATAATGAAGCGCTGCTGCAGGAGTTTGTCGCCGCCGCCGCAGCCCCGCCGCTGTCGGCGGAGGCCGTCGCGCGGATTGCCCAATTGTATGCGGCCGATTTCGGCCTCAACGCCGCCGCAGCAGCCGACCTCCATGCCCCAACTGCCAGTGCTTGA
- a CDS encoding radical SAM protein — MPTPIPLQDAAVYGPIHSRRFGHSLGINLLPVSRKVCSSNCVYCQYGWTTAKGSPERMRRAPELLAEIRRSLQRYAEAKTPVDCLTFAGNGEPTLHPDLAALVDGVKQLRDAYFPRAAVGMLSDATQVMRPRVREALALLDVRCMKFDAADAATWQRINQPLVSIDFQAMLEGLKRVPDIILQSMFIHGVCDNTQEGHLQLWVEKVGWLSPRAVQVYTIDRPTAADGIHKVPRSQLQQIADRLTSTTGIPTEVFA, encoded by the coding sequence ATGCCGACACCAATTCCCCTCCAAGATGCTGCGGTCTACGGCCCGATCCATTCTCGGCGATTCGGCCACTCCCTGGGGATCAATCTCCTGCCGGTGAGCCGAAAGGTCTGTTCGTCGAATTGCGTCTACTGCCAATATGGGTGGACGACGGCGAAGGGCTCCCCCGAGCGGATGCGGCGGGCCCCAGAGCTGCTGGCCGAGATCCGGCGGAGTCTGCAGCGCTATGCCGAGGCGAAGACGCCGGTGGACTGCCTGACATTTGCCGGCAACGGCGAGCCCACCCTGCATCCGGACCTCGCCGCGCTGGTGGATGGAGTCAAGCAGCTGCGCGATGCCTATTTTCCTCGCGCGGCCGTCGGGATGCTCTCCGATGCGACCCAGGTAATGCGTCCGCGCGTGCGCGAGGCCCTGGCGCTGCTGGATGTGCGGTGCATGAAATTCGACGCGGCGGATGCCGCGACCTGGCAGCGCATCAATCAACCGCTGGTTTCGATTGATTTTCAGGCGATGCTCGAGGGGCTCAAGCGCGTCCCCGACATCATCCTCCAGAGCATGTTTATCCACGGGGTTTGCGATAACACTCAGGAGGGCCATCTGCAATTATGGGTCGAGAAAGTCGGCTGGCTCTCGCCGCGCGCGGTGCAGGTCTATACGATCGATCGGCCGACCGCCGCCGACGGGATTCACAAGGTGCCGCGGTCGCAGCTACAGCAGATTGCCGATCGCTTGACATCGACAACCGGCATCCCCACGGAGGTCTTTGCATGA
- a CDS encoding response regulator codes for MAPPGGKKILIVDDEQQLALAIKIRLQSKGYQAFVANDGQQALALVEQEHPDLIILDVLMPVMDGYSCLRELNHRFGRSKTPVIILTARDRMKDLFELEGVEDYIIKPFDHEDLLLRIDRVFKRRAAAPT; via the coding sequence ATGGCACCGCCGGGGGGAAAGAAAATCCTTATCGTGGATGATGAGCAGCAGTTGGCACTCGCCATTAAAATCCGATTGCAGTCGAAAGGCTATCAGGCGTTTGTCGCCAACGACGGCCAGCAAGCCCTCGCGTTGGTGGAGCAGGAGCATCCGGATCTGATCATTCTTGATGTGTTGATGCCGGTCATGGACGGCTATTCGTGCTTGCGGGAGCTCAACCACCGGTTCGGCCGCAGCAAAACCCCGGTCATCATCTTGACGGCGCGCGACCGGATGAAAGATTTGTTTGAGCTTGAAGGCGTCGAGGACTACATCATCAAACCGTTTGACCACGAAGACCTGCTGTTGCGGATCGACCGGGTCTTCAAGCGCCGCGCCGCCGCACCAACCTAA
- a CDS encoding response regulator, giving the protein MMGKRVLIVDDESDLRYALAIRLRAAGFLCETAENGEEGLAKARQAPPPDLLIVDLLMPKMNGYEMLQRLKADPATAKIPAMVLTALPERARERQLAKLDSVIVMQKPFHSEQVVSAVQSLLDAAQGG; this is encoded by the coding sequence GTGATGGGCAAGCGTGTGCTGATCGTGGATGATGAGTCGGATCTGCGCTACGCGCTGGCGATCCGCCTGCGGGCCGCCGGCTTCCTGTGCGAGACAGCCGAGAACGGCGAAGAGGGGCTGGCGAAGGCCCGGCAGGCGCCGCCGCCGGATCTGCTCATCGTCGATTTGCTCATGCCGAAGATGAATGGCTATGAAATGCTCCAGCGCCTCAAGGCCGACCCAGCGACCGCGAAGATTCCCGCGATGGTCCTCACCGCGCTGCCGGAGCGGGCGCGGGAGCGGCAATTGGCCAAACTCGATTCCGTGATCGTCATGCAGAAGCCGTTTCACTCGGAGCAGGTGGTTTCAGCAGTCCAATCGCTGTTAGACGCGGCACAAGGAGGGTGA